tcaaaatttacttgGTGAAAGTAGGtgagggtactgctgacgcaGCGCCTCCTTAGGTTCCCACATGGCCTCTTCTGAACCATGATTGCGCCATAGCACTTTAACCAGTGGAATAGGTTTCCTCCTCAGCCCCTTAACGTCACGATCTAGTATCTGCACTGGTTCCTCCTTGAAGGTTAGACTTGGCCTAACCTCGATTTCCTTAACAGGCACTATATCTGTGGGATCAGAGCAGTAACGCCTCAGCATGGAGATGTAGAAAACATCATGGATTCGACCCAACTCTggaggcaactcaagttgataaGCAACCGGTCCCATACGCTTCAAGACGctataaggcccaataaacctgcGACTTAGCTTGCCCTTCTGCCCAAATC
The Gossypium hirsutum isolate 1008001.06 chromosome A07, Gossypium_hirsutum_v2.1, whole genome shotgun sequence genome window above contains:
- the LOC107955742 gene encoding uncharacterized protein, with the protein product MAPYEALYGRRCCTFTCWTELGEWRVLGPELVSNTEDKVSPWKKILRFGQKGKLSRRFIGPYSVLKRMGPVAYQLELPPELGRIHDVFYISMLRRYCSDPTDIVPVKEIEVRPSLTFKEEPVQILDRDVKGLRRKPIPLVKVLWRNHGSEEAMWEPKEALRQQYPHLLSPSKF